In Rhineura floridana isolate rRhiFlo1 chromosome 1, rRhiFlo1.hap2, whole genome shotgun sequence, the following proteins share a genomic window:
- the TIMM29 gene encoding mitochondrial import inner membrane translocase subunit Tim29, translated as MAGSQSPGWAEQKRRLWERLRSGRLASWWKSLLHDYAEACKEVALGVRQRPGKAGFYVSLLAGAVGCCLHSPCEASFEASLLEASGALLLLSPWTRSSKSEGHVQRLLKLRNRGQLRFQSLLFFALVYEAPFDAGADLYRVHCKYLKPQWTEFSSHVIDVGFWGRWWILHSKLRDLDINDEEFQYLPDHLRTVSFHNLHSEANEKLFDEKYKPVVLTEKQIQQTERENWGGQHH; from the exons ATGGCGGGTTCTCAAAGTCCCGGCTGGGCCGAGCAAAAGCGGCGTCTCTGGGAACGGCTCCGCAGCGGCCGCCTAG cttCGTGGTGGAAGAGTCTTCTGCATGACTACGCCGAAGCCTGCAAAGAGGTGGCCTTGGGCGTCAGGCAGCGGCCGGGGAAAGCCGGGTTCTACGTCTCGCTGCTGGCCGGAGCGGTGGGTTGCTGCCTGCATAGCCCTTGCGAAGCGTCCTTTGAGGCCAGCCTCCTGGAAGCTTCGggcgccctcctcctcctctcgccCTGGACCCGCAGCAGCAAATCGGAAGGGCACGTTCAGCGCCTGCTAAAGTTGAGGAACCGGGGCCAGCTGCGCTTCCAGAGCCTGCTCTTCTTTGCCCTTGTCTATGAGGCGCCTTTCGATGCAGGAGCGGATCTCTACCGAGTGCACTGCAAGTACCTGAAGCCACAGTGGACGGAGTTTTCCAGCCATGTCATTGATGTGGGCTTCTGGGGACGCTGGTGGATTTTGCACTCCAAACTGCGGGATTTGGACATTAACGATGAGGAATTTCAGTACCTGCCAGACCATCTCAGGACAGTTTCTTTCCATAACCTGCACTCAGAAGCCAATGAGAAACTTTTTGATGAGAAATACAAGCCTGTTGTTCTGACAGAGAAGCAAATCCAGCAAACAGAAAgggagaactggggagggcagcaccATTAA
- the YIPF2 gene encoding protein YIPF2 produces the protein MAAPDELRFHEFDEAIDLLAENADATTPSISERQSHTTINMSSSYNEEHEPEEEDDKTELLSFQKKQSNFWTFEYYQAFFDVDTDQVLHRIKGSLLPFPGKNFAWHHLRNNPDLYGPFWICATLVFTLAVSGNLSNFLEKKGSSSFQYSPQFHKVTIAAIVIYCYAWLVPLALWGYLQWRKGVHVNVDSYTFLETVCIYGYSLFVYIPTAVLWLIPIPWLQWLLLIFAMGLSGSALVLTFWSVIRSDTKLAACATVAVIVSLHVLLAIGCKMYFFQKPTNTSSPPTTAAQYSRSTPPHLTIISNTLHM, from the exons ATGGCTGCCCCAGATGAGCTCAGATTTCATG AATTTGATGAAGCCATAGATTTGCTGGCTGAGAATGCTGATGCCACCACTCCTAGCATCAGTGAGCGACAAAGCCACACAACTATAAACATGTCCTCCAGCTATAATGAGGAACATGAGCCAGAAGAAGAggatgataaaactgag CTCCTGAGTTTCCAGAAGAAACAATCCAATTTCTGGACCTTTGAGTATTACCAGGCGTTCTTTGATGTTGACACAGATCAG GTGCTGCACAGGATAAAGGGGTCGCTGCTTCCATTCCCAGGGAAGAACTTTGCATGGCATCATTTGCGGAATAACCCTGACCTATATG GGCCCTTCTGGATCTGTGCCACCTTGGTATTCACACTGGCTGTCAGCGGTAACTTGTCCAACTTTCTGGAGAAAAAGGGTAGCTCGTCCTTCCAGTACAGCCCCCAGTTCCACAAAG TGACTATTGCAGCAATAGTTATCTACTGCTATGCCTGGCTGGTGCCTCTTGCCCTGTGGGGCTATCTACAGTGGCGGAAAGGAGTCCACGTCAATGTAGACTCCTACACCTTCCTGGAGACGGTGTGCATCTATGGTTATTCCCTATTTGTGTACATTCCCACTGCG GTCCTGTGGCTGATCCCTATACCTTGGCTGCAGTGGCTGCTGCTCATCTTTGCAATGGGGCTCTCTGGCTCAGCTCTAGTCCTTACCTTCTGGTCAGTTATCCGCTCAGACACCAAGCTGGCTGCTTGTGCCACAGTGGCTGTCATTGTTTCTCTCCATGTCCTCCTGGCTATTGGTTGCAAG ATGTATTTCTTCCAGAAACCAACCAACACATCATCTCCTCCCACAACAGCAGCCCAATACAGCAGAAGCACACCCCCTCACCTGACCATCATCTCAAACACCCTGCATATGTGA